A stretch of the Leucoraja erinacea ecotype New England unplaced genomic scaffold, Leri_hhj_1 Leri_992S, whole genome shotgun sequence genome encodes the following:
- the LOC129695226 gene encoding probable G-protein coupled receptor 139, with protein sequence MEKGVFHWADYLVYWNSLSDRIYIAIRIMQPVFYPMLALVALPVNTLTIVVLSRGKCGLSTGVTRYLMAMATADLLVIIVDLIMRQIPIAYYEAFRFLEVVPKLKTNYCTERTAAVVLGTVTVLSCLKNIFWYFMLSGWYMLYNGPWFCWGRSGVHESLAWGIGEFLQYLITPVMPFVLIVVFNTLTIRYVLMASRARRRLRGPRSGESGRDPEMESRRKSLILLLVISGNFIVLWAVYAVYVVWYRLASLFPSWANPDNSISELGYMLQTLSCCTNTALYAVTQTKFRQQFKQVVKSPVSLIVKCTQRRVV encoded by the exons ATGGAGAAGGGAGTCTTCCATTGGGCTGACTATTTGGTTTATTGGAACAGCTTAAGTGATCGAATCTACATTGCAATCAGAATTATGCAGCCTGTCTTTTATCCCATGCTAGCCCTTGTTGCTCTTCCAG TGAACACGCTGACCATTGtggtcctgtcccggggaaagtgcggtctctccactGGTGTCACTCGCTACCTGATGGCCATGGCaacggccgatctactggtcattATTGTCGACCTGATAATGAGACAGATTCCCATTGCTTACTATGAAGCATTTCGGTTCCTGGAGGTTGTCCCA aagctgaaaacaaacTATTGCACCGAGAGAACAGCGGCTGTGGTTCTGGGGACAGTGACCGTGCTGAGCTGTTTAAAGAACATCTTCTGGTATTTTATGTTGAGCGGTTGGTACATGCTATATAATGGCCCCTGGTTTTGTTGGGGAAGATCCGGTGTTCATGAATCACTGGCCTGGGGAATCGGggagtttctccagtatctcATCACCCCCGTGATGCCATTTGTCCTCATTGTTGTGTTCAACACTTTGACCATCAGATACGTGTTAATGGCGAGCAGAGCCCGCAGGAGACTCCGTGGTCCCAGGAGTGGGgagagtggcagagacccggagatggagagccgcAGGAAATCCCTCATTTTACTGCTGGTCATCTCGGGGAATTTCATCGTGTTGTGGGCGGTCTATGCGGTATATGTTGTGTGGTACAGACTGGCTTCGTTATTTCCTAGCTGGGCCAATCCAGACAACTCCATTAGCGAACTAGGCTACATGTTGCAGACCCTGAGCTGCTGCACAAACACGGCTCTTTACGCCGTCACCCAGACTAAGTTCAGGCAGCAGTTCAAACAGGTGGTGAAATCGCCCGTTTCTTTGATTGTAAAATGCACTCAACGCCGCGTGGTTTAG